Part of the Rhodothermus bifroesti genome, TGCTGCACCGGCTGGAGGAGATGGGGCCGCAGCCGTAGAGGAAAAAACCGCGTTTGACGTCATTCTTAAGTCGGCCGGTGCCAACAAGATTGCGGTGATTAAAGAGGTGCGCGCCATTACGGGTCTTGGCCTAAAAGAAGCCAAAGATCTGGTCGATAGTGCACCCAAGCCAGTTAAGGAGGGGGTTAGCAAAGAAGAAGCAGAGCAGATTAAGGCAAAGCTGCAGGAAGCCGGAGCTGAAGTGGAAATTAAGTGATCGGGAACCTGCTGTTGATCTTTGCATTTTGTATCTTTAGCGCACACGACGGAGTGGTAAGCCGACATCCGCAATGGCGGGGTCGGCTTACCCTGCTTATACCTTCCTTAAAAGAAACCCTGTGTGTGCTCCTGCGTTAGCATGCATCAACCCACCTCTACAACGGTTAGCTGCACAAGCCATTCGGCTTTCGTGATCACGGCAACGCGTCACTCAACCATTGAAGTTACACGCGCTTATGTCTGAGCGTAACGGCCAGGTGGGCACGAACGAACGGATTTCGTTTGCCCGCACGCAGACAGTTTTGGACTACCCTGACCTGCTGGAAATCCAGCTTAAGTCGTTTAAGGAGTTTGTGCAAGACGACGTCCCTCCTGAAGAGCGGGAAGACATCGGCTTGCAGGCGGTCTTTAAGGAGCACTTTCCCATAACCGACAGCCGCGAGCGTTACATTCTGGAGTTTTTATACTATACGCTCGACACCCCTAAGCATTCGGTTGAAGAGTGTTTGGCCCAGGGGCTGACCTATTCGGTACCGCTGAAGGCCAAGCTGCGACTGTCAATCCTGGAAGACGAGGACGAAGAGGAAGCGAACGAGGCGATCGAGCAGGAGGTCTATTTGGGCAACCTGCCCTATATGACCGAGCGCGGCACGTTTATCGTGAATGGTGCCGAGCGCGTCATTGTCTCGCAGCTCCACCGGAGTCCGGGGGTCTTCTTTGGCCAGAGCATTCATCCCAATGGGACCGAACTTTACTCAGCCCGTGTCATTCCGCTGCGCGGCTCGTGGATCGAATTTTCCACCGATGTGGCCAACGTCATGTGGGCCTATATCGACCGGAAGAAAAAGCTTCCGGTCACTACGCTGCTGCGCGCACTGGGCTTTTCTTCAGACGAAGAGATCATTCGGCTTTTTGAGCTGGCCGATGAGGTGGACGTATCAAGCAAAGAGGCCTTTAGGCAGCACGTAGGCCGCAAGCTGGCTTCGTCCATTACGCTGGAGCGCATCATCGAAATTGTCGATGAAGATACGGGCGAGGTAGTTGAAGAAAAGCGCGAGCGCGAAGTGCTCTTTCCAGCCGACCACGAGTTGGAAGAAGCGGATTTTGAACGGCTGCAGGAAGCGGGGATTACCCGTATCTTTTTGCTGAAGCAAGAAGATATTGAAGAAGCGCTTAATAAAAGCACGCTGCTCAATACCCTCCGTCGGGATCCGACGCACTCAGAAACGGAAGCCTTGGAGTACCTGTATTTCCAGCTCCGGGGTACTGAGGCTCCTGATCTTGAAAGCGCCCGTGCATTGCTCGATCGGTTGTTTTTCAACGAAAAACGCTATGACCTGGGTGCTGTGGGCCGCTACCGGCTCAACAAGCGGTTGCGTATCGATGTGCCCATGGATGTCCTCACACTGACCAAAGAGGACATCGTGGCCATTATTCGCGAGCTTATCCTGCTGCAGAATGGCCAAAGCACCTTGGATGATATCGATCACCTGGGCAACCGCCGTGTCCGTACCGTCGGCGAACAGCTTGCGGCGCAGTTCTCCCTGGGCTTGGCCCGTATGGCGCGTACGATCAAAGAGCGGATGAATTTGCGGGATGCGGAAAGTTTTACGCCCCAAGATTTGGTCAATGCCCGGACCATTGCCAGTGTGATCAACACATTCTTTGGCACCAACCAGCTTAGCCAATTCATGGACCAAACCAACCCGTTGGCTGAGCTGACGCACAAGCGGCGGGTATCGGCGCTAGGTCCGGGCGGTCTAACGCGCGAGCGGGCGGGCTTTGAAGTACGCGACGTGCATTACACGCACTATGGTCGCCTGTGCCCCATCGAAACGCCCGAAGGGCCGAACATCGGGTTGATCTCTTCGCTAACGGTGCACGCCCGCATTAATGAGTTTGGCTTTATCGAAACGCCCTACCGGGTCGTGCGCAACGGCAAGGTAACCAACGAGATCGTCTATCTGACGGCCGAGGAAGAAGACAATGCGGTCATTGCACAGGCCAACGCGCCCATCGACGAGGAAGGCAACTTTCTCAACGAGTTCGTCAAATGTCGCTACCGGGGAGACTTCCCGCTCATGCGGCCGGAGCAGATCCAGTACATGGACGTGGCGCCTAACCAGATTGTCTCGCCTTCGGCGAGCTTGATTCCGTTCCTGGAGCATGACGATGCCAACCGTGCCCTCATGGGCTCAAACATGCAACGCCAGGCCGTACCCCTCTTGCGACCTGAAGCACCGATTGTCGGGACAGGCATGGAGGCGCGCATTGCGCGGGACTCCCGAGCCGTGCTGGTGGCTGAAGGTCCAGGTGTGGTTGAGTACGTCGATGCGGAACGCATTGTGATTCGCTACGACCAGGACCCCGAAGATGCTGAGGTGAGCTTTGAAGCACCTGTCAAGGAATACCGGCTCATCAAATTCCGCCGCACCAATCAGGACACGTGCATCAACATGCGGCCGATTGTCAAAGTCGGCCAGCGCGTGGAAAAGGGCACGGTCCTAAACGATGGCTTTTCTACCGAAAAAGGCGAGCTGGCCCTTGGCAAAAACGTGCTGGTCGCCTTTATGCCTTGGCGCGGCTATAACTTCGAAGACGCCATCGTGATTTCCGAGCGCCTGGTGGCGGAAGACGTCTTCACTTCGATCCATATCGAAGAGTTTGAGTGCCAGGTGCGGGATACCAAGCGCGGTCAAGAAGAGCTGACGCGGGAGATCCCCAACGTCTCTGAAGAAGCCACCAAAGACCTAGACGAGCGGGGCATCATCCGCGTGGGGGCCGAGGTGAAGGCCGGCGATATTCTGGTAGGTAAGGTAACCCCTAAAGGGGAGACCGAACCTACCCCTGAGGAAAAACTGCTGCGGGCGATTTTCGGGGATAAAGCGGGTGATGTCAAGGATGCCTCGCTGAAGGCGCCGCCAGGCATGAAGGGCGTCGTTATTGATACCAAGCTCTTTAGCCGGCGTAAGCTGGACGCAGCCTCGAAAAAGCGGGAGCAGCAGCGCCTCAACGAGATTGAGGAAAACCTGCAGCGCCAACTGGCAGAGCTGGACCGGAAGTTCTGGGAGAAGTTCTTCCAC contains:
- the rpoB gene encoding DNA-directed RNA polymerase subunit beta, whose product is MSERNGQVGTNERISFARTQTVLDYPDLLEIQLKSFKEFVQDDVPPEEREDIGLQAVFKEHFPITDSRERYILEFLYYTLDTPKHSVEECLAQGLTYSVPLKAKLRLSILEDEDEEEANEAIEQEVYLGNLPYMTERGTFIVNGAERVIVSQLHRSPGVFFGQSIHPNGTELYSARVIPLRGSWIEFSTDVANVMWAYIDRKKKLPVTTLLRALGFSSDEEIIRLFELADEVDVSSKEAFRQHVGRKLASSITLERIIEIVDEDTGEVVEEKREREVLFPADHELEEADFERLQEAGITRIFLLKQEDIEEALNKSTLLNTLRRDPTHSETEALEYLYFQLRGTEAPDLESARALLDRLFFNEKRYDLGAVGRYRLNKRLRIDVPMDVLTLTKEDIVAIIRELILLQNGQSTLDDIDHLGNRRVRTVGEQLAAQFSLGLARMARTIKERMNLRDAESFTPQDLVNARTIASVINTFFGTNQLSQFMDQTNPLAELTHKRRVSALGPGGLTRERAGFEVRDVHYTHYGRLCPIETPEGPNIGLISSLTVHARINEFGFIETPYRVVRNGKVTNEIVYLTAEEEDNAVIAQANAPIDEEGNFLNEFVKCRYRGDFPLMRPEQIQYMDVAPNQIVSPSASLIPFLEHDDANRALMGSNMQRQAVPLLRPEAPIVGTGMEARIARDSRAVLVAEGPGVVEYVDAERIVIRYDQDPEDAEVSFEAPVKEYRLIKFRRTNQDTCINMRPIVKVGQRVEKGTVLNDGFSTEKGELALGKNVLVAFMPWRGYNFEDAIVISERLVAEDVFTSIHIEEFECQVRDTKRGQEELTREIPNVSEEATKDLDERGIIRVGAEVKAGDILVGKVTPKGETEPTPEEKLLRAIFGDKAGDVKDASLKAPPGMKGVVIDTKLFSRRKLDAASKKREQQRLNEIEENLQRQLAELDRKFWEKFFHLVEGQRSVGVETREGNLILAEGLPFRREAFEKISPLSLNPSLPFTPDETINRKLQKLLRNYEEMHRRITGEAKRLKHQLQMGDELPPGVVQLAKVYIARKRKIQVGDKMAGRHGNKGVVAKIVPVEDMPFLEDGTPVDIVLNPLGVPSRMNLGQIYETLLGWAGKILGRKFASPVFDGASLEEIKALLREAGLPEDGRVQLYDGRTGEPLDQKTTVGYIYMMKLSHLVEDKIHARSIGPYSLITQQPLGGKAHFGGQRLGEMEVWALYAYGAAHTLQEMLTYKSDDVQGRSKAYEAIVKGENMPEPGIPESFNVLVRELQGLGLEVRLD
- the rplL gene encoding 50S ribosomal protein L7/L12 — protein: MADLKALAEQLVNLTIKEANELAKILEEEYGIKPAAAAVAVAAAAPAGGDGAAAVEEKTAFDVILKSAGANKIAVIKEVRAITGLGLKEAKDLVDSAPKPVKEGVSKEEAEQIKAKLQEAGAEVEIK